The Microcebus murinus isolate Inina chromosome 4, M.murinus_Inina_mat1.0, whole genome shotgun sequence genome has a segment encoding these proteins:
- the LOC105883402 gene encoding olfactory receptor 51B4, translating into MWSNNSAAPFLLTGFLGSEGIHHLIAIPFFTIYLSIFCGNATLLIVIWNDHSLHDPMYYFLAMLAGTDLGMTLTTMPTVLGVLMLDQREIAQGACFTQSYFIHTLAIVESGVLLAMAYDRFIAIRTPLRYNSILTKSRVMKIGLGVLLRGVVSILPPILPLYWFPYCRSHVLSHAFCLHQDVMKLACADITFNRIYPVILVAVTVFLDALIIVFSYVLILKTVMGIASGEEQAKALNTCVSHISCVLVFYITVIGLTFIHRFGKHAPHVVHITMSYVYFLFPPFMNPIIYSIKTKQIQKSIVRLFSGHTRS; encoded by the coding sequence ATGTGGTCCAACAACAGTGCAGCCCCCTTCTTGCTGACGGGCTTCCTGGGCTCAGAGGGAATTCACCACTTGATTGCTATTCCCTTCTTTACCATCTATCTCTCCATTTTTTGTGGAAATGCCACACTCCTCATTGTCATTTGGAATGACCACAGCCTTCATGACCCCATGTACTACTTCCTGGCCATGCTGGCGGGTACAGACCTTGGGATGACACTAACTACAATGCCCACAGTCCTGGGCGTCCTGATGCTGGACCAGAGGGAGATTGCCCAGGGAGCCTGTTTCACTCAGTCCTACTTTATTCACACACTGGCCATTGTAGAATCGGGTGTCTTGCTTGCCATGGCCTATGACCGTTTCATTGCCATCCGCACCCCTCTGAGGTACAACTCCATTCTTACCAAATCCCGAGTGATGAAGATTGGGCTGGGGGTTCTATTGAGGGGCGTTGTGTCCATTTTGCCCCCAATCCTGCCACTCTATTGGTTCCCATACTGCCGTTCCCATGTTCTCTCCCATGCCTTTTGCCTCCACCAAGATGTCATGAAACTCGCCTGTGCCGATATTACATTTAATCGCATATACCCAGTTATTCTGGTTGCTGTGACTGTCTTCCTAGATGCTCTCATCATTGTCTTTTCTTATGTCTTAATCCTTAAGACAGTTATGGGCATTGCCTCTGGAGAGGAGCAAGCTAAAGCTCTCAACACTTGTGTTTCCCACATTAGCTGTGTCCTGGTATTTTACATCACTGTGATCGGCCTGACTTTCATCCACAGGTTTGGAAAGCACGCACCACACGTGGTTCATATTACAATGAGCTATGtttactttctctttcccccATTCATGAACCCCATTATATACAGCATCAAGACCAAGCAGATTCAAAAAAGCATTGTTCGCCTATTTTCTGGGCACACTAGATCTTGA